A window of Aquitalea denitrificans contains these coding sequences:
- a CDS encoding chemotaxis protein CheB → MGQFSREPMAPMEVVPSHSADVILPRQTGRTPLARQTVIVVGSSTGGTEALRILLSALPASMPPILVTQHMPELFTKSFAARLDSLCQLHVKEAEDGERLQPGTVYIAPGHSHLLLKSAPTIGYATSLHSGPPVNRHRPSVDVLFRSAANLAGKNCIGIILTGMGRDGALGMLELKEAGAYNIAQDEASCVVFGMPKEAIALKGNHEVLPLTSIASRLVALVAQRQPTV, encoded by the coding sequence ATGGGACAGTTTTCGCGGGAACCAATGGCACCAATGGAAGTGGTACCCAGTCACAGCGCCGATGTCATTTTGCCGCGCCAGACCGGTCGTACGCCGCTGGCACGCCAGACTGTCATCGTGGTGGGTTCGTCCACTGGCGGAACCGAGGCGCTGCGGATCCTGCTCAGTGCGCTGCCGGCCAGCATGCCGCCCATCCTCGTTACCCAGCACATGCCGGAACTGTTTACCAAATCCTTTGCTGCCCGGCTGGATTCATTGTGCCAGCTGCATGTAAAGGAGGCGGAAGACGGCGAGCGCCTGCAACCCGGCACGGTTTATATTGCCCCCGGTCACTCGCACCTGCTGCTCAAGTCAGCTCCCACCATAGGCTATGCCACCTCCCTGCACAGTGGACCGCCGGTCAACCGCCACCGGCCATCGGTTGATGTGTTGTTCCGTTCTGCGGCCAATCTGGCTGGCAAGAACTGCATCGGCATCATTCTCACCGGCATGGGGCGTGATGGTGCCTTGGGCATGCTGGAGCTGAAAGAGGCCGGGGCCTATAACATTGCTCAGGATGAGGCCAGCTGCGTGGTATTCGGCATGCCCAAGGAAGCGATTGCCCTGAAGGGCAATCACGAAGTATTGCCCCTGACCTCCATTGCCAGCCGCCTGGTGGCACTGGTCGCCCAACGTCAGCCAACCGTATAA